ATGAACTCCCATGAACCGGGGGTTCACAAAGGGCAATGAAAACCCCACCCTCACCCTAACCCTCTCCCTGAGGGAGAGGGGGCTATGTTGATTCCCTCCCCTTCAAGGGGAGGGGTAGGGTGGGGATGGGGTTGATTTTCGGATGAACCGTCATGAAACGGGGTTTCACAAAGGAGGATGAAAACCACCCCCCCCAAGCCCCCCCTTGTTAAGGGGGGGAAAGTTCCTTTGGTGCTCAATGGCCAACGGCAATCCCCCCCTTTGTTCAAGGGGGGGCATGGGGGGGTTATTTTCGGATGAAAGGAATTAAATGGAACTATTAGCCGCTTTTATCGAGATATTTCTTCATCTTGATAAGCACTTGAATGTTGTGATACAGAGTTACGGTGTGTGGACTTACCTTATACTTTTTTTGATAGTCTTTTGCGAGACTGGTCTTGTTGTTACTCCATTGTTGCCGGGAGATTCACTGCTATTTGCCGCCGGTAGTTTTGCAGCGTTGGGTTCGTTAGATATACGGTGGTTATTCCTGTTGTTGTGCACGGCGGCCATACTTGGTGACACGCTGAATTATTACATAGGCCGGTTTATGGGGCCGAAGGTATTTCATAAAACGAACAGCCGCATCTTTAAGAAAGAGTATCTTGATAAGACGCATAAGTTCTATGAGAAATACGGAGGCAAGACAATAATCCTCGCCCGTTTCGTACCTATTGTAAGGACATTTGCACCCTTTGTTGCAGGGGTAGGTACAATGTCATACAGCAGGTTTGCGGCCTTCAATATTACAGGCGGGATTGCATGGGTAGGCATTTTTATCTTTGGAGGTTTTTACTTCGGTGGTCTTTCTGTAGTTAAACATAATTTCAGTATTGTTATATTGGCTATTATTTTTATCTCTATACTTCCCGGTTTGGTTGAGTATATTCGTCATAAGAGGAACAGCTAATACCTTACATTTCATCTCAACAGCTATTCTTGGTGAAGTTCGGGGCAAATGGCCTGACAGCGGGGTTAGAAAACCCCGCCTATCGCGATAGGCGGGACATTCTTGTCCTGCATACACAAGGGAGATATGTTTCACAGGGAATTGCTGCTTGAATAAGGTTTCTTTTTATCGTATGATGTCAATCTGAAATTCTATCATGAAGAACAGTAAGAAGAAATCTAAAATCTTTTTTGTTATTATTTTTGCTATAACACTTTGCATTCTCGGCAGTGCAGCGTTGGCAGGTGTATTCTTTTTCTCTTCCAGAAATCTCCCTTCGATTAAGTCAGTCCGTGAATATGCGCCAAGCCTTGTAACAAGGGTTTATTCAGATGATAACAGGATAATCGGTGAGTTTTATGTTGAAAAGAGGGTGCTTGTCCCTTTCAAGGCAATTCCGTTGTATCTCAAAGAGGCGGTAATTGCTGTTGAGGATGACCGCTTCTACACCCATAAGGGGCTGGACTACAAAGGTATAGCAAGGGCCTTCTGGGTTAACCTTATTGCACTTGATATAAAACAGGGCGGGAGCACCATAACCCAACAGCTTGCCAAGAATCTTTTCTTAACCCCTGAACAGAATTTTATGCGAAAGATAAAAGAGGCTATTCTTGCAAAGAGGATAGAGAAGGTCTTATCAAAAGATGAGATCATGGAATTATACCTGAATCAGATATATTTTGGCCGGGGCGCTTATGGTGTACAGGCCGCTGCTTTTGCATATTTAGGAAAGGATGTGCGCGACCTGACGTTACCTGAGGCAGCGTTAATTGCAGGGATAATACGCTCCCCTAATGAGTATTCTCCGTATGCCCATCCTGACAGGGCCAAGTCCAGGCAAAAGGTTGTGTTAAAGAGGATGCTCGAGGAAGGATACATTACTGAAGATCAATACCAGAAGGCATATAAGAGAGACATATATCTCAAAAAGCCTGAAAAGCTTGAGGAGCTTGCACCATACTTTGTTGAATATGTAAGGCAGTATGTGATGACACAATATGGTGCGGAGAAGGTCTACAAAGGCGGACTAAACATATACACTACATTAGACTATGACCTTCAAAAGGCTGCGACAAACTCTGTTAAAGAGGGACTGAGGGCATTGGATAAGAGGCAGGGCTTTCGTGGACCTGCAGCCCATAAATCATGGTCTGAGATAAAGGAGTGGCTTGAGGGAGAAAACGGGGCGCTTTCTCAATCTGATCTGTTACCGGATGATATAGTGCAGGGAATTGTTGTTAAGGTTACAGATGACCTTGCAACAGTTAAGGCAGGCAGACTGGTTGGAGATATATCACGTGAGGGCATGGAGTGGGCAACGAAACGTTTGAGCGGTCCGGGATTTAAGAAGGTTACATTTATGGAAAAGGCAGCAGCAAATGACATTCTGAAAGTTGGTGATGTAATAAACGTACGCGTTGTTTCAACTAAGAATAA
Above is a genomic segment from Nitrospirota bacterium containing:
- a CDS encoding DedA family protein → MELLAAFIEIFLHLDKHLNVVIQSYGVWTYLILFLIVFCETGLVVTPLLPGDSLLFAAGSFAALGSLDIRWLFLLLCTAAILGDTLNYYIGRFMGPKVFHKTNSRIFKKEYLDKTHKFYEKYGGKTIILARFVPIVRTFAPFVAGVGTMSYSRFAAFNITGGIAWVGIFIFGGFYFGGLSVVKHNFSIVILAIIFISILPGLVEYIRHKRNS
- a CDS encoding PBP1A family penicillin-binding protein, with product MKNSKKKSKIFFVIIFAITLCILGSAALAGVFFFSSRNLPSIKSVREYAPSLVTRVYSDDNRIIGEFYVEKRVLVPFKAIPLYLKEAVIAVEDDRFYTHKGLDYKGIARAFWVNLIALDIKQGGSTITQQLAKNLFLTPEQNFMRKIKEAILAKRIEKVLSKDEIMELYLNQIYFGRGAYGVQAAAFAYLGKDVRDLTLPEAALIAGIIRSPNEYSPYAHPDRAKSRQKVVLKRMLEEGYITEDQYQKAYKRDIYLKKPEKLEELAPYFVEYVRQYVMTQYGAEKVYKGGLNIYTTLDYDLQKAATNSVKEGLRALDKRQGFRGPAAHKSWSEIKEWLEGENGALSQSDLLPDDIVQGIVVKVTDDLATVKAGRLVGDISREGMEWATKRLSGPGFKKVTFMEKAAANDILKVGDVINVRVVSTKNNNTAVFSLEQEPLVNGALLSVDPATGYIKAMVGGYDFKKSEFNRAVQSRRQPGSAFKPFVYGAAIEKGFTAATVLDDSPIRFKIPGWDKDWTPENYDGKFYGPVTLRDALAFSRNVVTIKLTEKTGIDNVINFARQMGIKSNLERNLSLALGSSGVSLYELTSAYGVFANQGTRVEPLFIKYITNSNGKILERAVPAVEEVLNKQTAYILTNMMQDVIQKGTARSARSLGKTLAGKTGTTNDFTDAWFVGFAPNLVTGTWVGFDDIRSLGRGEAGARAALPIWISYMRTAIGHIPTMDFSVPEDITYVKIDPYNGLLASPGLTDFAVEVFKKGTEPSAMSSAGGARPARFHEDDEPVD